A single region of the Arthrobacter sp. zg-Y820 genome encodes:
- a CDS encoding aldo/keto reductase, which yields MSILSPVLPLPSGAQIPQIGLGTWPLDDGEAASAVETAIGLGYRHFDTAENYRNERGVGEGLRRSGLDRGEAFITTKFNKEWHSFDGVRRAADAALQRLGTDYVDLLLIHWPNPGQNRYVEAFRGMRAVQDDGLVRAIGVSNFKPAHLQQLADAGLVPEVNQVQLDPYHPRRDVREAHAGLGIVTEAWSPLGKGGELLNDPLITALAGKYGKTPAQIVLRWDLQSGIVTIPKSANPQRMAENLDIVGFTLEAEDMSSLDGLETGGPISDSDVFGH from the coding sequence ATGAGCATCCTTTCTCCTGTCCTGCCACTGCCCAGCGGTGCCCAGATTCCGCAGATCGGACTGGGCACCTGGCCGCTGGACGACGGCGAAGCCGCCAGCGCCGTCGAGACCGCCATCGGCCTGGGCTACCGCCACTTCGACACCGCTGAGAACTACCGCAATGAAAGAGGTGTCGGCGAGGGGCTGCGCCGCAGCGGTCTGGACCGCGGCGAAGCCTTCATCACCACCAAGTTCAACAAGGAATGGCACAGCTTCGACGGTGTGCGCCGGGCCGCTGACGCCGCCCTGCAGCGGCTCGGCACCGACTACGTGGACCTGCTGCTGATCCACTGGCCCAATCCGGGGCAGAACCGCTATGTCGAGGCCTTCCGCGGTATGCGGGCCGTGCAGGACGACGGCCTGGTGCGCGCCATCGGGGTGTCCAATTTCAAGCCCGCGCACCTTCAGCAGCTGGCCGACGCCGGCCTGGTTCCGGAGGTGAACCAGGTCCAGCTCGATCCGTACCATCCGCGCCGTGACGTCAGGGAGGCCCATGCCGGCCTCGGCATCGTGACCGAGGCGTGGAGTCCGCTGGGCAAGGGCGGAGAGCTGCTGAACGATCCGCTGATCACGGCCTTGGCCGGCAAATACGGCAAGACCCCGGCCCAGATTGTCCTGCGCTGGGACCTTCAGTCCGGCATCGTCACCATTCCCAAGTCAGCCAATCCGCAACGGATGGCGGAGAACCTGGACATCGTCGGCTTCACCCTCGAGGCGGAAGACATGTCGTCCCTCGACGGGCTGGAAACCGGCGGCCCCATCTCTGATTCGGATGTTTTCGGCCACTAG
- a CDS encoding BCCT family transporter: protein MANITEPAPVPGQDPDARSGAILHGADAGTASSNGRHLQAETLQADSDPDQELLQQLRETERAHETARTTETPAKLDKVLFGVTGALAVAFVLWGFFGRESLATSSQTALDWVMKNTGWMFVLLASFFVVYVLWLALGRFGNIPLGKDDEEPEFKTLSWISMMFAAGMGIGLMFYGVAEPVFHFISPPPGTVDGETPEAIRTAMATSIFHWGLHPWAMYAIVGIAMAYGTYRLGRKQLISSTFTSLFGRARVDGPLGKVLNVFAIFATLFGTAASLGLGALQIGSGLESTGWIGTVGTPILVAIVAILTACFVASAMSGISKGIQWLSNINMGLALLLAVIVFIAGPTLFILNVIPSAIADYAGNMAEMASRTEAVGDETMRDWLSGWTIFYWAWWLSWTPFVGMFIARISRGRTIRQFVTGVLLVPFVVTVLWFSIFGGAGIGAAQNAGPGEADALIASAGTDAALFELFAMLPLPNLIAAAVGILAMVLVGIFFITGADSASIVMGSLSSNGAEHPARGIIIFWGVLTGAVAAVMLMAGGDDPSLALGALQRITIVAALPFALVMLLMTVALAKDLARDPIALRRQLTKNVVERAIASGVDEHGGSTFDLATQEHDTTSQDAPAPASVPGAASQAAADFREPRRGADGGSLRPRR, encoded by the coding sequence ATGGCTAACATCACTGAGCCCGCCCCCGTTCCGGGGCAGGATCCGGACGCACGCAGCGGAGCAATCCTCCATGGCGCGGACGCCGGAACGGCATCATCGAACGGTCGCCATCTGCAGGCAGAGACCCTGCAAGCGGATTCCGACCCGGATCAGGAACTGCTCCAGCAGCTTCGCGAAACCGAACGCGCACACGAAACCGCCCGCACCACCGAGACGCCCGCCAAGCTGGACAAGGTCCTCTTCGGCGTGACCGGCGCCCTGGCTGTCGCCTTCGTTCTGTGGGGCTTCTTCGGGCGCGAGTCGCTGGCGACCTCCTCGCAGACGGCGCTGGACTGGGTCATGAAGAACACCGGCTGGATGTTCGTCCTGCTGGCCTCCTTCTTTGTTGTCTACGTCCTGTGGCTGGCGCTGGGCCGGTTCGGCAACATTCCGCTGGGCAAGGACGATGAGGAACCGGAGTTCAAGACACTCTCCTGGATTTCCATGATGTTTGCCGCGGGCATGGGCATTGGCCTGATGTTCTACGGTGTGGCCGAGCCGGTGTTCCACTTCATCTCGCCGCCGCCGGGGACCGTTGACGGGGAAACCCCGGAAGCCATCCGCACGGCAATGGCCACCTCGATCTTCCACTGGGGCCTGCACCCCTGGGCCATGTACGCCATCGTGGGCATCGCCATGGCGTACGGCACCTACCGGCTGGGCCGAAAGCAGCTCATTTCCTCCACCTTCACTTCCCTGTTCGGCAGGGCACGCGTGGACGGTCCGCTGGGCAAGGTCCTGAACGTCTTCGCGATCTTCGCCACGCTGTTCGGCACCGCGGCCTCCCTGGGCCTCGGCGCACTCCAGATCGGCAGCGGCCTGGAATCCACCGGCTGGATCGGCACTGTCGGCACACCCATCCTGGTGGCCATTGTGGCAATCCTGACCGCCTGCTTCGTGGCCTCGGCCATGTCCGGGATTTCCAAGGGCATCCAGTGGCTCTCGAACATCAACATGGGCCTGGCACTGCTTCTGGCGGTCATCGTCTTCATCGCCGGACCTACCCTCTTTATCCTCAATGTCATTCCCTCCGCCATCGCTGACTACGCGGGGAACATGGCGGAGATGGCCTCACGGACCGAAGCTGTCGGGGACGAGACAATGCGCGACTGGCTCTCCGGCTGGACCATCTTCTACTGGGCCTGGTGGCTGTCCTGGACGCCGTTCGTGGGCATGTTCATCGCCCGCATCAGCCGCGGACGCACCATCCGGCAGTTCGTGACCGGCGTCCTGCTGGTTCCGTTCGTTGTCACCGTCCTGTGGTTCTCGATCTTCGGCGGAGCCGGCATCGGCGCTGCGCAGAACGCGGGGCCGGGTGAGGCCGACGCGCTGATTGCGTCGGCAGGCACCGACGCAGCGCTCTTTGAGCTGTTCGCCATGCTGCCCCTGCCCAACCTGATAGCAGCGGCCGTCGGGATCCTGGCCATGGTGCTCGTGGGCATCTTCTTCATCACCGGAGCCGACTCCGCCTCCATCGTGATGGGCTCCCTCAGCTCGAACGGAGCCGAGCATCCCGCGCGCGGCATCATCATCTTCTGGGGTGTCCTCACCGGAGCCGTTGCCGCAGTGATGCTCATGGCCGGCGGCGACGATCCGTCGCTGGCACTGGGTGCGCTGCAGCGCATCACCATCGTGGCGGCCCTGCCGTTTGCGCTGGTGATGCTCCTGATGACCGTGGCCCTGGCGAAGGATCTGGCCCGCGATCCGATCGCCCTGCGGCGCCAGCTGACCAAGAACGTGGTGGAGCGCGCCATCGCCTCCGGCGTTGACGAGCACGGCGGGTCGACCTTCGATCTGGCCACTCAGGAACACGACACCACGTCGCAGGATGCTCCGGCACCGGCTTCCGTTCCGGGCGCCGCCTCGCAGGCCGCAGCCGACTTCCGGGAACCCCGGAGGGGCGCCGACGGCGGCAGCCTCCGCCCGCGCCGCTAA
- a CDS encoding long-chain-fatty-acid--CoA ligase, translating to MSTHASSVPAEQMRPWTRHYGDGVPADLRLPDGSLVDMVEQSIRKFGSKPALQFFGAVTSYQALGEQIRCAAAGLKKLGVDRGDRVALVLPNCPQHIVAFYAVLRLGAVVVEHNPLYTDRELRHQFEDHGATVAVVWDKVADRLQSLPGDIPLRSIISVNLVDSMPLANRLALKLPVPAVRKLRATLTVAKAPRSGTRTVVPWKKLLDHRPLRRRHPRPEASDLAVIQYTSGTTGSPKGVMLSHGNLMANAAQGRAWVPGLRPGKETFYAVLPMFHAYGLTLCLTFAMSLGARLVLFPKFDVDLVLKAVKKTPPTFLPAVPPIYERLAAEAKERGISLKGVRFAISGAMNLPVETVEAWEEATGGYLIEGYGLTETSPVALGNPMGPTRKPGTVGVPFPLTDIRVVDPENPYLDRPQGEQGELLIRGPQVFQGYWNKPAETEAVLLDGGWFRTGDIVSVDDDHFVTIRDRIKELIITGGFNVSPTEVEEALKRHESVTDAAVVGIGKEGGGEDVVAAVVLKKDSHFNPEDLRHYVRSELAAYKVPRRIVQIQDLPRSLIGKVMRRHVRDHITGPGTVTGSTEVPPESKS from the coding sequence GTGAGTACACATGCCTCCTCAGTCCCGGCCGAGCAGATGCGTCCCTGGACGCGTCACTACGGTGACGGTGTTCCCGCCGATCTGCGCCTTCCCGACGGTTCCCTGGTGGACATGGTGGAGCAATCCATCCGCAAATTCGGGTCCAAACCGGCGCTTCAGTTCTTCGGTGCCGTCACCAGTTATCAAGCCCTTGGCGAACAGATCCGCTGCGCCGCCGCCGGCCTGAAGAAACTCGGCGTGGACAGAGGCGACCGCGTGGCCCTGGTGCTGCCGAACTGCCCGCAGCACATCGTGGCGTTCTATGCCGTCCTGCGGCTGGGCGCCGTCGTCGTCGAGCACAACCCGCTGTACACCGACCGGGAGCTGCGCCACCAGTTCGAGGACCACGGCGCCACAGTGGCCGTGGTGTGGGACAAGGTAGCGGACCGCCTGCAGTCGCTGCCGGGCGACATCCCGCTGCGCAGCATCATCTCCGTGAACCTCGTCGACAGCATGCCGCTGGCCAACCGCCTCGCCCTGAAGCTGCCCGTGCCCGCCGTCCGCAAGCTCCGTGCCACCCTGACCGTCGCCAAGGCTCCGCGCAGCGGCACCCGAACCGTCGTTCCCTGGAAGAAGCTGCTCGATCACCGGCCGCTGCGCCGCCGGCATCCCCGGCCGGAGGCCTCGGACCTGGCGGTCATCCAGTACACCAGCGGCACCACGGGTTCCCCCAAGGGGGTCATGCTCAGCCACGGCAACCTGATGGCCAATGCTGCCCAGGGACGCGCGTGGGTGCCGGGACTGCGCCCGGGCAAGGAGACGTTCTACGCGGTGCTGCCCATGTTCCATGCGTACGGGCTGACGCTGTGCCTGACCTTCGCGATGAGCCTTGGCGCGCGTTTGGTGCTGTTTCCCAAATTCGATGTGGACCTGGTGCTCAAAGCCGTGAAGAAGACGCCGCCCACGTTCCTGCCCGCGGTGCCGCCGATCTATGAGCGCCTGGCAGCCGAGGCAAAGGAGCGCGGTATCTCCCTGAAGGGTGTGCGCTTTGCGATCTCCGGTGCCATGAACCTGCCGGTGGAGACCGTGGAGGCCTGGGAGGAAGCCACCGGCGGTTATCTGATCGAGGGCTACGGGCTTACCGAAACCTCTCCGGTGGCGCTCGGCAATCCCATGGGCCCCACCCGCAAGCCCGGAACCGTCGGCGTGCCGTTTCCGCTGACTGACATCCGGGTGGTGGATCCGGAGAATCCGTACCTTGACCGCCCGCAGGGTGAACAGGGCGAACTCCTGATCCGCGGCCCCCAGGTGTTCCAGGGGTACTGGAACAAGCCGGCCGAAACCGAGGCCGTACTGCTCGACGGCGGCTGGTTCCGCACCGGCGACATCGTGTCCGTGGACGATGATCACTTCGTCACGATCCGGGACCGCATCAAGGAGCTGATCATCACCGGCGGCTTCAACGTGTCGCCCACCGAGGTCGAGGAGGCGCTCAAGCGGCACGAAAGCGTGACGGACGCCGCCGTCGTCGGCATTGGCAAGGAGGGCGGGGGCGAGGACGTGGTGGCCGCCGTGGTCCTGAAGAAGGACTCCCACTTCAACCCGGAGGACCTCCGCCACTACGTCCGCAGCGAGCTGGCGGCCTACAAGGTGCCGCGCCGGATCGTGCAGATCCAGGACCTGCCGCGCTCGCTGATCGGCAAGGTGATGCGCCGGCACGTCCGCGACCACATCACCGGGCCCGGAACCGTCACGGGCAGCACCGAGGTCCCTCCCGAGAGCAAGTCATAA
- a CDS encoding sodium:solute symporter yields MEHLNTAIVVAYLVGMLAFGWWGKSRTKNVSDYLVAGRRLGPLFYTGTMAAVVLGGASTVGGVGLGYTYGISGMWLVVAIGAGVLLLSVLFASTLQKLKIYTVSQMLTLRYGTRSTQASSIVMLAYTLMLCATSTGAYATIFVVLFGWERWVSIAVGGAVVLVYSTIGGMWSITLADMVQFVIKTVGVFALMLPFTINAAGGWDGIRDRVDAEFFSLTGIGAQSIITYFVVYTLGLLIGQDIWQRVFTARTPLIARWGGTAAGIYCILYGVAGAVIGMAASVVLPAVASKDDVYADVAISILPVGLGGLVLAAAVAAMMSTASGALIAAATVARADVVPFVAGWFKGRNTAGSGTQQAAAGPETAENPEHSVAQNRAWVLGLGLVAIGLAIAVQDVVAALTISYDILVGGLLVSILGGLVWKRGTGFGAALSMAAGTAVTLGTMAFLEITAEQQYDGIYANEPIYFGLLASAAAYIAGSLLTARTDAGVMRAWEDRVAGRGIPAESGPAEPTPAGPAASIPAGQER; encoded by the coding sequence ATGGAACACCTCAATACCGCCATCGTGGTGGCTTACCTCGTTGGCATGCTGGCCTTCGGCTGGTGGGGCAAATCCCGAACCAAGAATGTCAGCGACTATCTGGTGGCCGGCCGCAGGCTGGGTCCCCTTTTCTACACCGGCACCATGGCCGCTGTGGTGCTGGGCGGCGCGTCCACCGTCGGCGGTGTGGGACTTGGATACACCTACGGCATTTCAGGCATGTGGCTGGTGGTGGCCATCGGAGCGGGCGTCCTGCTCCTGAGCGTGCTCTTCGCATCCACACTGCAGAAACTGAAGATCTACACCGTTTCGCAGATGCTCACGCTGCGCTACGGAACCCGCTCCACCCAGGCGTCCTCGATCGTGATGCTCGCCTACACGCTGATGCTGTGCGCGACGTCGACCGGCGCCTACGCGACCATCTTCGTGGTCCTCTTCGGCTGGGAGCGCTGGGTCTCGATCGCAGTCGGCGGCGCCGTGGTCCTGGTCTACTCGACCATCGGCGGAATGTGGTCCATCACCCTGGCGGACATGGTCCAGTTCGTGATCAAGACGGTGGGCGTTTTTGCCCTCATGCTGCCGTTCACCATCAACGCCGCCGGCGGCTGGGACGGCATTCGGGACCGGGTCGACGCCGAGTTCTTCAGCCTCACCGGCATCGGGGCGCAGAGCATCATCACGTACTTCGTGGTCTACACCCTCGGACTGCTGATCGGGCAGGACATCTGGCAGCGCGTCTTCACGGCACGAACCCCGCTGATTGCCCGCTGGGGCGGCACCGCGGCCGGCATCTACTGCATCCTGTACGGCGTGGCCGGCGCAGTGATCGGCATGGCCGCAAGCGTGGTCCTGCCCGCCGTCGCTTCCAAGGATGACGTGTACGCCGACGTGGCCATCAGCATTCTTCCCGTGGGACTCGGCGGCCTGGTCCTCGCCGCGGCAGTGGCCGCCATGATGTCCACGGCGTCCGGCGCGCTGATCGCCGCCGCCACAGTGGCCCGGGCCGACGTCGTGCCCTTCGTGGCCGGCTGGTTCAAGGGGCGCAACACTGCCGGTTCCGGCACGCAGCAGGCCGCTGCCGGCCCGGAGACCGCGGAGAACCCCGAGCACTCCGTGGCGCAGAACCGCGCCTGGGTCCTGGGGCTGGGCCTGGTGGCCATCGGCTTGGCGATAGCGGTCCAGGACGTGGTGGCGGCCCTGACGATCTCCTACGACATCCTGGTGGGCGGGCTGCTCGTCAGCATCCTCGGCGGACTGGTCTGGAAGCGGGGAACCGGATTCGGCGCCGCGCTCTCCATGGCCGCCGGCACCGCGGTGACCCTGGGGACCATGGCCTTCCTGGAGATCACCGCCGAGCAGCAGTACGACGGAATCTACGCCAATGAGCCCATCTACTTCGGGCTGCTGGCCTCCGCCGCGGCGTACATTGCCGGCTCGCTGCTCACCGCGCGTACCGACGCCGGCGTCATGCGGGCCTGGGAGGACCGGGTCGCCGGCCGCGGGATCCCGGCTGAATCCGGTCCGGCTGAACCCACGCCGGCAGGTCCGGCCGCATCAATCCCGGCCGGCCAGGAGCGTTAA
- a CDS encoding alpha/beta fold hydrolase encodes MRKHVRILAVAAGLLSSSLAAAPAALAAPAPAPVSRTDVVVTSFDGTPIHTNFFPATGLAAGQQAPTVMVGPGFGLPGARIPSSTTSTLIGSIGIAPLRDAGYNVVTWDPRGFGLSGGEAYVNNPAYEGRDGEALIDFIAAQPEARLDAPGDPVLGMAGASYGGGIQFVLAAQDQRVDAIAPTIAWNDLTTSLYKAGSFKTGWGALLCAEGTALGQLGSLVGNQGALAAPVRKACTEGLTYPNRLSAESVAYFSSLTSEEMFTSITAPTLIIQGTADTLFTLNEATRNYALISGTGTPAKMLQFCGGHGLCNSTAGPDRITPAVLNWFAKYLKDQPVSTGPAFEFIDQAGVTRGAPGYPEATGALAGTGKGSLLLSPVAVSGAVVAAAVAPAALNVPITAPAVSTSVFGAPQLTLTYRGYARQGSTHVYAQIIDRARASLVLGNQVTPVPLVLDGKEHTLTIPLEEVSYTVTAASRLVLQVTPASSVYAPPKATALTSFTAAVSLPTVAAYPAVP; translated from the coding sequence ATGAGAAAGCACGTTCGCATCCTGGCGGTTGCCGCGGGGCTCCTGAGCTCGTCTCTGGCCGCAGCCCCCGCCGCATTAGCCGCACCGGCGCCCGCACCGGTGTCCCGCACCGACGTCGTCGTTACCAGTTTTGACGGCACACCGATCCACACCAACTTCTTCCCGGCCACCGGCCTGGCCGCCGGGCAGCAGGCGCCCACCGTCATGGTGGGACCCGGCTTCGGGCTCCCGGGTGCACGGATTCCGTCAAGCACCACCAGCACCCTGATCGGCTCCATCGGCATCGCTCCGCTGCGCGACGCAGGCTACAACGTGGTGACCTGGGATCCGCGCGGCTTCGGCCTCAGCGGCGGCGAGGCCTACGTCAACAACCCGGCATACGAGGGCCGGGACGGCGAGGCGCTCATCGATTTCATCGCCGCCCAACCCGAAGCCCGGCTGGACGCGCCGGGCGATCCGGTGCTCGGCATGGCGGGCGCGTCCTATGGCGGAGGCATCCAGTTTGTGCTTGCCGCCCAGGACCAGCGGGTGGACGCCATCGCCCCCACCATCGCCTGGAACGACCTGACCACCAGCCTGTACAAGGCGGGCTCCTTCAAGACCGGCTGGGGCGCCCTGCTCTGCGCGGAGGGAACCGCGCTGGGCCAGCTCGGCTCACTGGTCGGCAACCAGGGTGCGCTGGCCGCCCCCGTGCGCAAGGCCTGCACGGAGGGCCTGACCTATCCGAACCGGCTCAGCGCTGAATCGGTGGCGTACTTCAGCTCGCTGACGTCGGAGGAGATGTTCACCTCCATCACCGCCCCCACCCTGATCATTCAGGGGACGGCGGACACCCTGTTCACCCTGAATGAGGCCACGCGCAACTATGCCCTGATCAGCGGCACCGGCACCCCCGCGAAGATGCTCCAGTTCTGCGGCGGGCACGGTCTGTGCAACTCGACGGCAGGCCCGGACCGGATCACCCCGGCCGTGCTGAACTGGTTCGCCAAATACCTGAAGGATCAGCCGGTGAGCACCGGCCCAGCGTTCGAGTTCATTGACCAGGCGGGCGTGACGCGCGGCGCTCCGGGTTACCCCGAAGCCACCGGCGCCCTGGCCGGCACCGGCAAGGGTTCCCTGCTGCTCTCCCCCGTTGCCGTCAGCGGCGCCGTCGTGGCAGCAGCCGTAGCGCCGGCGGCACTCAACGTGCCGATCACCGCGCCTGCGGTATCCACCTCGGTCTTCGGTGCCCCGCAGCTGACGCTGACCTACCGGGGATACGCCCGGCAAGGCAGCACCCACGTCTATGCGCAGATCATCGACAGGGCCCGGGCCTCACTGGTGCTGGGCAATCAGGTTACGCCGGTGCCGCTGGTACTGGATGGCAAAGAGCACACGCTGACCATCCCGCTGGAAGAGGTCTCCTACACCGTGACCGCCGCCAGCAGGCTGGTGCTGCAGGTAACGCCGGCGTCATCCGTGTACGCCCCGCCCAAGGCGACGGCGCTGACCAGCTTCACCGCTGCGGTCAGCCTGCCGACCGTGGCGGCATACCCGGCTGTTCCCTAG
- a CDS encoding VIT1/CCC1 transporter family protein, translating into MNTQPADARSEQPEPPSSSDLKRWRQYLADERAEADTYRYLAERRDGEERDILLALAEAEGRHEAHWRDLLGEDANRPAKASLRNRMLGVLARRFGSVFVLALAQRAEGRSPYAQDPNATSAMAADEQIHEEVVRGLATRGRTRLSGNFRAAVFGANDGLVSNLALVMGIGATGVSSGFILFSGLAGLLAGALSMGAGEYVSVRSQRELLEASRPTQITLAAAKSLDIDANELVLVYRARGMSREAAEHRAAERMGLYSCDCDPSLSLNPEATVDGADEHESVGTGLGAAVSSFCFFASGAIIPVLPYIFGFTGLAAVIISCVLVGLALLMTGAVVGLLSGASPLKRGLRQLAIGLGAAGATYLLGLLFGTGVA; encoded by the coding sequence GTGAACACCCAACCTGCAGACGCACGGTCCGAACAACCGGAACCGCCGTCGTCGTCCGACCTAAAGCGCTGGCGGCAGTATCTTGCCGACGAACGCGCGGAGGCCGACACCTACCGGTACCTTGCCGAACGCCGCGACGGTGAAGAGCGCGACATCCTCCTCGCCCTGGCAGAAGCAGAAGGACGCCATGAAGCCCACTGGCGCGACCTGCTGGGCGAGGATGCCAACCGCCCGGCCAAGGCATCCCTGCGCAACCGGATGCTCGGAGTCCTGGCCCGCCGTTTCGGCTCGGTGTTCGTCCTCGCCCTGGCGCAGCGCGCCGAAGGACGCTCCCCCTACGCGCAGGATCCGAACGCCACCAGTGCCATGGCCGCCGATGAGCAGATCCATGAAGAAGTGGTGCGCGGACTCGCAACCCGCGGCCGGACCCGGCTCTCCGGCAACTTCCGGGCAGCGGTTTTCGGCGCGAACGACGGCCTGGTGTCCAACCTCGCGCTGGTCATGGGCATCGGCGCCACCGGAGTGTCCAGCGGGTTCATCCTGTTCAGCGGCCTGGCCGGTTTGCTGGCCGGCGCCCTGTCCATGGGTGCCGGGGAATACGTATCAGTGCGGTCCCAGCGGGAGCTGCTGGAAGCGTCCCGGCCCACCCAGATCACACTGGCGGCGGCAAAATCCCTGGACATCGACGCCAATGAACTGGTGCTGGTCTACCGGGCACGCGGCATGTCCCGCGAGGCGGCCGAACACCGGGCCGCCGAACGCATGGGACTGTACAGCTGCGACTGCGACCCCAGCCTGTCCCTGAATCCGGAAGCCACAGTGGACGGCGCCGATGAACACGAAAGCGTGGGCACCGGACTCGGTGCTGCGGTGTCCAGCTTCTGCTTCTTCGCCTCCGGCGCCATCATCCCGGTCCTGCCGTACATTTTCGGCTTCACCGGGCTGGCTGCCGTCATCATTTCCTGCGTGCTGGTGGGGCTGGCGCTGCTCATGACCGGCGCCGTCGTAGGCCTGCTCTCCGGCGCCTCGCCGCTGAAGCGCGGCCTGCGGCAGCTGGCGATCGGGCTCGGCGCGGCCGGAGCCACGTATCTGCTGGGCCTGCTGTTCGGCACCGGCGTGGCGTAG
- a CDS encoding AI-2E family transporter — protein sequence MPRTPLPEQRQAADSPQRYWSGALGHAGQRSAQILLVLILAGVTIYGLMQVTLVVIPVLLALILAAAISPFVNWLRRKGWPSALATGVSFLLLLAAFGGLVTGIVFAIRSEWSSLVDQAVNGFNELYTLIQDGPIPVDNSTIENARDAAIGFATSSTAGSGALAGIGAATNFVTGFLLMAVVLFYFLKDGDKIWAFFLRWFHGEKQEKARLSGARAMEVLGGYVRGTAIVAAVDSICIGAALFILQVPLALPLSVIVFVGSFIPLVGATAAGVLAALIALVANGPLVALIVVIVIIAVNQLEGNFLQPVVMGRTLSIHALVILLALTAGTILAGIIGAILSVPIAAVSWAIIKVWTGEDDGDPDDVAELPEPEDSESADVAKND from the coding sequence ATGCCCAGAACACCGTTACCCGAACAGCGTCAGGCCGCCGATTCCCCGCAGCGGTACTGGAGCGGCGCCCTGGGCCATGCCGGGCAGCGTTCGGCTCAGATCCTGCTGGTGCTGATCCTGGCGGGCGTGACGATCTACGGGTTGATGCAGGTCACCCTGGTGGTCATTCCGGTGCTGCTGGCCCTGATTCTGGCAGCGGCCATCTCACCGTTCGTGAATTGGCTGCGCCGCAAGGGCTGGCCCAGCGCACTGGCCACCGGCGTCTCCTTCCTGCTGCTGCTGGCAGCGTTCGGCGGCCTGGTCACCGGCATCGTTTTTGCCATCCGCAGCGAGTGGAGCTCGCTGGTGGACCAAGCGGTCAACGGCTTCAATGAGCTGTACACGCTCATCCAGGACGGGCCGATTCCGGTGGACAACTCCACCATCGAGAACGCCCGCGATGCAGCGATTGGCTTCGCGACCAGCTCCACGGCCGGCAGCGGCGCACTGGCCGGCATCGGAGCGGCGACGAACTTCGTGACCGGTTTCCTCCTGATGGCAGTGGTGCTCTTCTACTTCCTCAAGGACGGCGACAAGATCTGGGCGTTCTTCCTGCGCTGGTTCCACGGCGAAAAGCAGGAGAAGGCCCGCCTGTCCGGCGCCCGCGCCATGGAGGTGCTGGGCGGTTACGTGCGCGGAACCGCCATTGTGGCAGCGGTGGATTCGATCTGCATCGGTGCCGCCCTGTTCATTTTGCAGGTGCCGTTGGCGCTGCCGCTGTCAGTGATCGTGTTTGTCGGTTCGTTCATTCCGCTGGTCGGCGCGACGGCGGCCGGAGTGCTGGCTGCCCTGATCGCCCTGGTCGCCAACGGCCCCCTGGTGGCCCTGATCGTGGTGATCGTGATCATCGCCGTCAACCAGCTCGAAGGCAACTTCCTGCAGCCGGTGGTGATGGGCCGGACGCTGAGCATCCATGCGCTGGTGATCCTGCTGGCACTGACCGCCGGAACCATCCTGGCCGGCATCATCGGTGCCATCCTCTCCGTTCCGATTGCCGCGGTGTCCTGGGCGATTATCAAGGTGTGGACCGGAGAGGACGACGGCGACCCCGACGACGTCGCCGAACTTCCGGAACCCGAGGATTCCGAGTCCGCTGACGTCGCCAAAAACGACTGA
- a CDS encoding DUF6507 family protein, with the protein MVAYDIDTAAAMDAVRKTEAELAVLASVPAEFQRSVDTVATALGSSRVARAFTTLGAGEILPNLQSVLSRAEDAVQGANQAVAEYLRADEEMRARAEAAAAAVPDASGHRAESALPPAALPIVPSAPPAPLPLPKSGGQDSGSARALPAPRPKPLPQKPEPEPDPDSGTVTPLPGPPPWRPAWLFRPALPGRPPIVVARDLMLRLYYPCPGSWPPHPGCLGPWWRGPAYPPGGWYPRWPARPLPALFPNPRITPPPGHVHAWPLEAKRLPLPVALGGPEAVSGENSSGKWGLT; encoded by the coding sequence ATGGTTGCCTACGACATCGACACCGCTGCGGCGATGGACGCGGTCCGGAAAACGGAGGCAGAGCTTGCGGTTCTGGCCTCCGTTCCCGCCGAGTTCCAGCGCAGTGTGGACACCGTTGCGACCGCCCTGGGTTCCAGCCGGGTGGCCCGTGCCTTCACCACCCTGGGCGCGGGGGAAATCCTTCCGAACCTGCAGTCGGTCCTGAGCCGTGCCGAGGATGCGGTGCAGGGCGCCAACCAGGCAGTCGCCGAGTATCTGCGCGCAGACGAGGAGATGCGGGCGCGGGCTGAAGCCGCCGCAGCCGCCGTCCCGGACGCCTCAGGACATCGCGCGGAGTCAGCGCTCCCGCCTGCAGCTCTTCCCATTGTTCCGTCGGCACCGCCGGCGCCGTTGCCGTTGCCGAAATCCGGAGGGCAGGACTCAGGTTCTGCACGCGCACTGCCTGCTCCACGGCCGAAGCCGCTGCCGCAGAAGCCGGAGCCGGAGCCGGACCCCGATTCCGGAACCGTGACACCGCTGCCGGGTCCGCCGCCCTGGCGTCCGGCTTGGCTCTTCCGGCCGGCGCTCCCGGGACGCCCGCCCATCGTCGTGGCACGGGACTTGATGCTGCGGCTGTACTACCCCTGTCCGGGCAGCTGGCCACCCCATCCTGGCTGCCTCGGGCCGTGGTGGCGCGGCCCCGCTTATCCGCCCGGCGGCTGGTATCCCCGGTGGCCGGCCCGGCCCCTGCCCGCGTTGTTCCCGAATCCGCGGATCACGCCGCCGCCCGGTCACGTTCATGCCTGGCCGTTGGAGGCCAAGCGGCTGCCCCTGCCCGTGGCCCTTGGCGGACCGGAAGCTGTTTCCGGCGAAAATTCCAGCGGAAAGTGGGGCCTGACATGA